One segment of Methanolinea mesophila DNA contains the following:
- a CDS encoding tetratricopeptide repeat protein — translation MRRIAVVTLVIIGIAVLFSVAPVIASDCGCGGLPDNSPPDGWDTPGSFSGGGGSDTGGGSSDSGSDTGGTGDATGGDQAGGDSGGSDGGTSGGATSDGGSDSYSSSGGDSGSYSGGTTSVPGAGSAEDAALLVSRARTSLQQGSYDESLKAFNMAIAADPGLMAAWMGKAEAEELLGNYADAVRSYTRAARLDPGDADPWVGIGTAYLAAGDYQNAIVSFDRALVIHPGLAEASEGLALADQLNVTVGASTVVMDDVTPAPGDDGQIQADPTGTSAPADTPGEIEAPGEPLSVSVPGSAPSLLPMLAAIMAFAVIMYRKRAS, via the coding sequence ATGCGCCGAATTGCCGTCGTCACCCTGGTTATTATCGGAATCGCCGTTCTTTTCTCTGTAGCGCCGGTTATCGCTTCGGACTGCGGGTGCGGAGGTCTCCCCGACAACAGCCCCCCCGACGGGTGGGATACTCCGGGGAGTTTCTCCGGGGGAGGGGGTTCCGATACGGGCGGAGGCAGTTCTGATTCCGGGTCCGATACCGGCGGTACCGGCGACGCGACCGGCGGGGATCAGGCGGGGGGTGATTCCGGCGGATCGGACGGAGGTACATCCGGCGGCGCCACCTCAGACGGCGGGTCGGACAGTTATTCCTCATCCGGAGGAGATTCCGGATCGTATTCCGGGGGTACGACATCCGTGCCGGGGGCCGGATCCGCGGAGGACGCGGCGCTCCTGGTGAGCAGGGCCAGGACCTCTCTCCAGCAGGGCAGTTACGACGAATCGCTCAAGGCGTTCAACATGGCAATCGCCGCGGACCCGGGCCTTATGGCAGCCTGGATGGGAAAAGCCGAGGCTGAGGAGCTGCTCGGGAACTACGCCGACGCCGTGAGGTCGTATACCCGGGCGGCCAGGCTCGACCCCGGCGATGCGGACCCGTGGGTGGGGATAGGAACTGCGTACCTTGCAGCAGGAGACTACCAAAACGCCATCGTCTCGTTTGACAGGGCGCTGGTGATCCACCCGGGTCTCGCGGAGGCATCGGAGGGCCTGGCCCTGGCGGACCAGCTGAACGTAACCGTAGGGGCCAGCACCGTCGTAATGGATGACGTCACTCCGGCTCCCGGTGACGACGGCCAAATCCAGGCCGACCCGACCGGGACATCGGCCCCGGCGGATACCCCGGGGGAGATCGAAGCACCCGGGGAACCTCTTTCGGTCTCCGTCCCGGGGAGCGCTCCGTCATTGCTGCCCATGCTCGCGGCGATCATGGCGTTTGCCGTGATCATGTACCGGAAGCGGGCGTCCTGA
- a CDS encoding nucleoside-triphosphatase, which yields MNPDIPSPGNLLVTGPPGVGKTTLIISLLPYLELYRPVGFYTREIREGSVRTGFELVSLSGGTMLLAHTSIRSRDRVGRYGVDVVGFRGYIEGLRESLPGHGMVVIDEIGKMEVLSREFREMLLDVLDRPTPLLATIARKGDHFIERIKERPDVCIIGITRENRGELTGTLLPVIRAMMVQAGTGFPEKS from the coding sequence GTGAACCCGGATATTCCCTCCCCCGGAAACCTCCTCGTCACCGGGCCTCCGGGAGTGGGAAAGACCACCCTCATCATCTCTCTCCTCCCGTACCTCGAATTATACCGCCCCGTGGGATTTTATACCCGTGAGATCAGGGAAGGGAGCGTACGGACCGGTTTCGAACTGGTGTCCCTGTCGGGTGGGACGATGCTGCTCGCCCACACCTCGATCCGAAGCCGGGACCGGGTCGGAAGATACGGGGTGGATGTCGTCGGTTTCCGCGGGTATATCGAAGGTCTCAGGGAATCACTGCCCGGTCACGGTATGGTCGTCATAGACGAGATCGGAAAGATGGAGGTGCTCTCCCGGGAGTTCCGGGAGATGCTGCTCGATGTCCTGGACCGCCCGACACCGCTGTTGGCCACGATCGCGAGGAAAGGAGACCATTTCATTGAGCGGATAAAAGAAAGGCCGGATGTGTGCATAATCGGGATAACCCGGGAAAACCGGGGTGAACTTACCGGAACCCTGCTTCCGGTCATCCGGGCGATGATGGTGCAGGCAGGAACCGGTTTTCCGGAAAAATCATGA
- a CDS encoding phosphoribosyltransferase, which produces MPGIIEDTELRDRVYVFQDRQDAGSSLARFLKERLQFTTPVVCAIPAGGVPVGLEVARAFSAPLVPAVVRKLRIPWNPEAGFGAVTWDGRVLFNEKLMKSLRLTEAEIDAALEISRENVRERLHKFTRDAPFPSLRDREVILTDDGLASGYTMKAAVEAVREQGPSSVVVAVPTGSLSTAKWLAPFTDTLVCLNIRTSYSFAVADAYRRWHDLHDEEVVTLLLQAREEGLV; this is translated from the coding sequence GTGCCCGGGATCATCGAAGATACGGAACTCCGTGACAGGGTGTATGTATTCCAGGACAGGCAGGACGCAGGCAGCAGCCTTGCCAGATTTCTAAAGGAACGCCTGCAGTTCACTACCCCGGTCGTCTGTGCCATTCCTGCGGGAGGGGTACCGGTCGGCCTCGAGGTCGCAAGGGCCTTTTCTGCTCCTCTCGTCCCGGCAGTGGTGAGAAAACTCCGGATCCCCTGGAACCCCGAGGCAGGGTTCGGCGCCGTGACCTGGGACGGCAGGGTCCTCTTTAATGAGAAACTGATGAAATCTTTGCGCCTTACCGAGGCCGAGATCGATGCCGCCCTCGAGATCAGCAGGGAGAATGTCAGGGAACGCCTGCACAAATTCACCCGGGACGCTCCCTTCCCCTCCCTCCGGGACCGGGAAGTGATCCTGACAGACGACGGTCTCGCCTCGGGATACACCATGAAGGCGGCGGTAGAAGCGGTGCGGGAGCAGGGGCCCTCGTCGGTGGTCGTCGCAGTCCCCACCGGGTCGCTCTCCACCGCAAAGTGGCTCGCACCATTTACCGACACCCTCGTCTGCCTGAACATCAGGACCTCATACAGTTTCGCGGTGGCCGACGCCTACAGGCGATGGCACGACCTGCACGACGAAGAGGTGGTGACCCTCCTCCTCCAGGCACGGGAAGAGGGGCTCGTGTGA
- a CDS encoding mannose-1-phosphate guanylyltransferase/mannose-6-phosphate isomerase, which yields MKSVILAGGVGTRLWPLSRTYYPKQFLRIDGYSLFQETYLRALRLSKPGEIVVVTNEVHQYLVKNQVEDLGYTIGDEAILKEPVGKNTLPAITWAMKEIADRFGDSLVVVFPSDHHLDPVAVEEIRRAAPIAEEFLVTFGIPPSRPHTGYGYISPGTPLAVGCRVSEFREKPDRETAERYIKSGYLWNSGIFLFSTRKYFEELKTYQPGVYDAFAGDMPDYETLPSLSIDYGLLEKSPRVAVVPLSAEWTDLGTFRAWYEFYPHSAEDNVGDAEYVESRRNFVHAPGKKVALVGVNDLVLVDTGDALLACDLASSERVGELVSKYRESGDPIVDFHLQVHRPWGSYVELEKSRFFRIKRVTVKTGKKLSLQMHRHRSEHWIVVSGMADVMLGDRTIHLRQGESTYVPAGTIHRLGNSGKIPLEVIEVQIGEYLEEDDIVRFSDDYNRT from the coding sequence ATGAAATCCGTCATTCTTGCCGGCGGTGTGGGGACCCGGCTGTGGCCCCTCTCCCGGACGTATTATCCCAAGCAGTTTCTCCGGATCGACGGGTACTCGCTCTTCCAGGAGACGTACCTTCGCGCCCTCCGGCTCTCGAAACCCGGAGAGATCGTGGTGGTCACGAACGAAGTGCACCAGTACCTGGTGAAGAACCAGGTCGAAGACCTGGGGTACACCATCGGCGACGAGGCAATACTGAAGGAACCGGTGGGAAAGAATACGCTCCCCGCGATAACATGGGCCATGAAGGAGATCGCGGACAGGTTCGGCGACAGCCTGGTGGTGGTCTTCCCGAGCGATCACCACCTTGATCCGGTCGCCGTAGAGGAGATCCGCCGTGCAGCACCTATCGCCGAAGAATTCCTGGTAACCTTCGGGATCCCCCCCTCCCGGCCCCATACGGGATACGGGTATATCTCCCCCGGGACGCCGCTTGCGGTGGGGTGCAGGGTAAGTGAGTTCCGGGAGAAACCCGACCGGGAGACCGCGGAGCGATACATAAAATCCGGGTACCTCTGGAACAGCGGCATCTTCCTCTTCTCCACGCGGAAGTACTTCGAGGAACTGAAAACATACCAGCCCGGGGTGTATGACGCGTTCGCCGGCGACATGCCCGATTACGAGACCCTTCCCTCCCTCTCCATCGATTACGGTCTTTTGGAAAAATCCCCCCGGGTGGCCGTGGTCCCGCTCTCGGCGGAGTGGACCGACCTCGGCACGTTCCGGGCCTGGTACGAGTTCTACCCCCATTCTGCGGAGGACAATGTGGGAGACGCGGAGTACGTCGAATCGCGGAGAAATTTCGTCCACGCCCCGGGTAAGAAAGTGGCGCTCGTCGGGGTGAACGACCTCGTGCTCGTGGATACCGGCGACGCCCTGCTTGCATGCGACCTGGCGTCATCGGAACGGGTGGGGGAGCTGGTGTCGAAGTACCGGGAATCCGGCGACCCTATCGTCGATTTTCACCTCCAGGTGCACCGGCCCTGGGGCAGTTACGTTGAGCTCGAGAAGTCCCGGTTCTTCCGCATCAAGCGGGTGACCGTGAAAACCGGGAAAAAACTCTCACTCCAGATGCACCGGCACCGGAGCGAGCACTGGATCGTGGTAAGCGGGATGGCGGACGTGATGCTTGGTGACCGGACCATCCACCTGAGGCAGGGCGAGAGTACCTACGTCCCTGCAGGGACCATCCATCGTCTCGGTAATTCCGGGAAGATCCCCCTCGAGGTGATCGAGGTCCAGATCGGGGAGTACCTCGAAGAGGACGACATCGTCCGGTTCAGCGACGACTATAACCGTACCTGA
- a CDS encoding DUF2117 domain-containing protein, producing MVPPPDKSVPPVSSCRLILVAHGPEIFDRGDMRDLVRVLEPERVLVAGVMARTAAEESGVVAEFPGLPPSIVLSRAGPGAVLVNRGKTPDSGRIFGELVASRLPGRGLVQVECSDATVYVWDGGDQAHAGRIASLLGFRQVAARVREHTGGEVRKIRGCLPGEAVYLNGIVIGTATGGDVLLECRNGLIVPRAGIRTKPHGLEKALRTGPVDLSCAWCKSGPVRMTTPGSIGKGRPTGRVILVDHCAHEVYGHLFPETCGMVTVGDDTTAVCAHIGAHLGIPVLGIVDGDADSIVPAAFAPGSVVVHTTRERDDDLGREVAGWIDSRDVEWTVFRDDVLTRLEGRVRVIWP from the coding sequence ATGGTGCCTCCTCCCGACAAGTCCGTCCCTCCGGTCTCCTCATGCCGACTCATCCTTGTAGCCCACGGACCCGAGATCTTCGATAGGGGGGATATGCGGGACCTTGTCCGGGTCCTGGAGCCGGAGAGGGTCCTCGTCGCCGGGGTAATGGCGAGAACCGCGGCAGAAGAGTCCGGTGTCGTCGCGGAATTCCCGGGACTCCCGCCGAGCATCGTACTATCGCGCGCCGGACCCGGGGCGGTGCTGGTCAACCGGGGAAAGACCCCGGATTCGGGCCGGATCTTCGGGGAGCTCGTGGCATCGCGGCTTCCCGGGAGGGGGCTGGTCCAGGTGGAGTGTTCCGACGCGACCGTGTACGTCTGGGACGGAGGTGACCAGGCACATGCCGGACGGATCGCGAGCCTCCTGGGATTCCGGCAGGTAGCGGCCCGGGTCCGGGAACACACCGGGGGAGAGGTCAGGAAGATCCGTGGGTGCCTGCCCGGCGAGGCGGTCTACCTCAACGGGATTGTGATAGGGACCGCAACCGGTGGAGATGTGCTGCTGGAATGCCGGAACGGGCTGATAGTGCCGCGGGCGGGGATAAGGACAAAGCCCCATGGGCTCGAGAAGGCGCTCCGGACCGGTCCTGTGGACCTCTCCTGTGCCTGGTGCAAGAGCGGACCGGTGCGCATGACGACACCCGGCAGTATCGGGAAGGGCAGGCCGACAGGGAGAGTCATCCTGGTGGACCACTGCGCTCACGAGGTCTATGGGCACCTCTTTCCGGAAACATGCGGGATGGTGACGGTCGGAGACGATACCACCGCGGTGTGTGCCCATATCGGGGCCCATCTCGGTATCCCCGTGCTCGGGATCGTCGACGGGGACGCGGATAGCATCGTCCCGGCGGCGTTCGCTCCCGGTTCGGTTGTTGTTCACACCACGCGGGAGAGGGACGACGACCTCGGCAGGGAGGTGGCGGGGTGGATCGATTCCCGCGACGTCGAATGGACCGTATTCCGGGACGACGTGCTGACCCGCCTGGAGGGCCGGGTCCGTGTGATATGGCCATGA